A single genomic interval of Methanomassiliicoccus sp. harbors:
- a CDS encoding aspartate 1-decarboxylase, with product MLEGMRSVLRGKIHRAVVTQADPDYVGSIVIDQALLDEADIWPGERVLVSDVNNGARFETYAVSGERGSGVICVNGAAARLARVGDKVIIMAFELTDHLIEPRIVLVDEHNRRTKVLRAPGPMTP from the coding sequence ATGCTCGAAGGTATGCGCAGCGTCCTCCGGGGTAAGATCCACCGCGCCGTGGTCACCCAGGCTGACCCAGATTATGTCGGTAGCATCGTAATAGACCAGGCTCTGCTGGATGAGGCGGACATATGGCCTGGAGAGCGGGTCCTCGTCTCCGATGTCAACAACGGAGCGAGGTTCGAGACCTATGCGGTATCCGGAGAGCGGGGTTCGGGAGTCATCTGTGTCAACGGGGCGGCGGCCCGTCTGGCCCGCGTGGGCGACAAGGTCATCATCATGGCCTTCGAACTGACCGATCATCTCATCGAACCTCGTATCGTCCTGGTCGACGAGCACAACCGCCGGACCAAGGTCCTCCGCGCCCCTGGGCCGATGACACCATGA